In the Hordeum vulgare subsp. vulgare chromosome 7H, MorexV3_pseudomolecules_assembly, whole genome shotgun sequence genome, one interval contains:
- the LOC123409917 gene encoding probable LRR receptor-like serine/threonine-protein kinase At1g14390, whose protein sequence is MASTRTGATLLLLLLCSIATAVTSQTLASSQAKTLYRVCRLLGFPPALAALIKAPDPCALPPTPSLTVACAAGQVTALSVLGDRRPDPAWRSALPSNFSADALFTTLTRLPALSRLSLVALGLWGPLPGAKLLRLGALQSLNLSANYLYGAVPGQVARMYSLQSLVLSGNWLNGTVPSLSGLAFLQEVDLGRNRLDGAFPEVGNAVARLVLADNNFTGKIPADVASLGQLRFLDVSRNRLEGWIPSSVFALPALRHINLSHNKLSGQLPASTACADTLEFVDVSANLLIGARPACMRSSSSARTVLDAGNCFRDAKLQRPSTYCSPGALAALLPPPQGSGAGQGGGKGGGVGMVLGIVGGVVAGALLIALVMVVVLRRARRQHPGVMALPKSPLITPAKKGGGVKATAKMAQKIATPADKRHASQAAMVNTLEVPAYRVYTAEELQEATNNFASSNLIKKSALAQHYNGQLQDGTRVLVRCLRPKPKYSPQSLSQYMETISKFRHRHLVSIIGHCIVNDPENPTIASSVYLISECVTNGSLRSHLTEWRKREMLKWPQRVCASIGIARGIQFLHNATAPDIVQNDLNIENILLDKTLTSKISDFSLPMISTSKNGKVFSENPFAVQEENDHGSAQPAEHGGRDDIYQFGQILLEVITGKPTASRSELESLRAQLSEALAEDPDMLKDMADPTIRGTFAVDSLSKVTEVALNCTAGDPSDRPSVDDVLWNLQYSMQVQDGWASSESLSLSVKSQA, encoded by the exons ATGGCGTCGACGAGGACCGGCGCTACGCTGCTGTTGCTGCTCCTCTGCAGCATTGCCACGGCGGTCACCTCGCAGACGCTCGCGTCCTCGCAGGCCAAGACGCTGTACCGCGTGTGCCGCCTCCTCGGCTTCCCGCCGGCGCTGGCCGCGCTCATCAAGGCGCCCGACCCCTGCGCGCTGCCGCCCACGCCGTCGCTCACCGTGGCCTGCGCGGCCGGCCAGGTCACGGCGCTCTCCGTGCTCGGCGACCGCCGGCCCGACCCGGCGTGGCGCAGCGCGCTGCCGTCCAACTTCTCCGCCGACGCGCTCTTCACCACGCTCACCCGGCTGCCCGCGCTGTCGCGCCTCTCGCTCGTCGCCCTCGGCCTCTGGGGCCCGCTCCCGGGGGCCAAGCTGCTCCGCCTCGGGGCGCTGCAGTCGCTCAACCTCAGCGCCAACTACCTCTACGGCGCCGTGCCCGGGCAGGTGGCGCGCATGTACTCGCTGCAGAGCCTCGTGCTGTCCGGGAACTGGCTTAACGGCACCGTGCCGTCGCTGTCCGGGCTCGCGTTCCTCCAGGAGGTCGACCTGGGCCGGAACAGGCTCGACGGCGCGTTCCCGGAGGTGGGGAACGCCGTGGCGAGGCTCGTCCTCGCCGACAACAACTTCACCGGGAAGATCCCGGCGGACGTGGCTTCTCTCGGCCAGCTCCGGTTCTTGGACGTGTCACGGAACCGGCTGGAGGGATGGATCCCCTCCTCCGTCTTCGCGCTCCCCGCGCTGCGCCACATCAACCTGTCGCACAACAAGCTCTCCGGGCAGCTGCCGGCGAGCACGGCGTGCGCGGACACGCTGGAGTTCGTCGACGTCTCTGCCAACCTGCTCATCGGGGCGCGCCCGGCGTGCATGAGGTCCAGCTCGTCGGCGCGCACGGTCCTCGACGCGGGCAATTGCTTCCGCGACGCAAAGCTGCAGCGGCCGAGCACCTACTGCAGCCCGGGGGCGCTCGCCGccctgctgccgccgccgcagGGGAGCGGCGCCGGGCAGGGTGGGGGCAAAGGTGGTGGGGTGGGGATGGTTCTTGGCATTGTGGGCGGCGTCGTGGCAGGCGCATTGCTTATCGcgctggtgatggtggtggtgctgaggagggCGAGGAGGCAGCACCCTGGGGTGATGGCCCTGCCGAAGTCGCCGTTGATAACGCCGGCGAAGAAGGGGGGCGGCGTGAAAGCTACAGCGAAGATGGCCCAGAAGATTGCCACCCCTGCCGATAAGA GGCATGCATCGCAAGCCGCAATGGTAAATACGCTGGAAGTACCGGCGTATCGCGTATATACCGCGGAGGAGCTTCAAGAAGCCACGAACAACTTTGCTTCCTCCAACCTGATCAAGAAGAGTGCCCTTGCACAG CATTACAACGGTCAGCTTCAAGATGGTACAAGAGTCTTGGTGAGATGTCTCAGACCAAAGCCGAAATATTCTCCTCAGAGTCTATCCCAGTACATGGAGACAATTTCTAAATTCCGCCACCGCCACTTGGTTAGCATTATTGGCCATTGTATTGTCAATGATCCGGAAAATCCTACTATTGCTAGCTCGGTGTACCTCATTTCTGAATGTGTAACCAATGGATCTCTAAGAAGCCATCTTACCG AGTGGAGGAAGCGTGAAATGCTGAAATGGCCGCAGCGGGTTTGTGCTTCCATTGGTATCGCGAGAGGGATCCAGTTCTTGCACAATGCGACTGCCCCAGACATTGTACAGAATGATCTCAACATTGAAAATATTCTGCTGGACAAGACCCTCACTTCGAAAATTAGTGACTTCAGTCTGCCGATGATATCGACCAGCAAGAATGGCAAG GTATTCTCTGAAAACCCTTTCGCTGTCCAGGAAGAAAACGACCATGGCAG TGCTCAACCTGCAGAACATGGGGGCAGGGATGACATATACCAGTTCGGCCAAATTCTTCTTGAAGTGATCACAGGCAAACCAACGGCGTCGCGAAGCGAACTGGAATCCCTGAGAGCTCAG CTAAGCGAGGCCCTGGCTGAAGACCCGGACATGCTGAAAGACATGGCCGACCCGACGATTCGCGGCACATTTGCGGTGGACTCCCTCAGCAAGGTGACTGAGGTGGCCCTCAACTGCACGGCCGGTGACCCGAGCGACCGGCCTTCGGTCGACGACGTGTTGTGGAACCTGCAGTACTCCATGCAGGTGCAGGACGGTTGGGCGAGCAGCGAGAGCTTAAGTTTGAGCGTCAAATCACAGGCGTGA